In Equus quagga isolate Etosha38 chromosome 18, UCLA_HA_Equagga_1.0, whole genome shotgun sequence, the sequence CCCCACATATTCAACCCACAGAGATTCTGGCCTTTAAGCCAAGTATCCTCCCACCTTTGATAGAGACAGAATATGAAGGGCCTCCATCCCTCTTTGGAAATAAGAGATGTTCGGAAACTCTGGGCAGCTTTATGGTACATCTGAAGAGCTTGTAGCTTTCAAACTCTATAATGACTCCTGTTTAGATAAAAGATACtagtggttttttgtttttgtttttaaagcatctCTGAGAATCTGGTAAACTCTGAATTGTCTCCCCAGACAAGTAGACATACAATCCCTACTCTGAAACTCCCAAGACAATATAAGAATCTGCTTAGTACACATCTGTTGAATTAACCCTTACATTCTCCTGGATTGGTGATGGAGTATGAGACTTGGTACAGGAACAGTAAAGATATCGTCAGTTTCTTTTAACCTGATATTGTTATTACATGCTACCTTTAATCATGGATCAGCGTTTTCTTTCATTGCTATTGCAGTTTGCTCAGAATGTGGCTAAGCTGTTACCTGCTATAGGTGGTCCAGCAAGGATAGCCATCCCAGCAAAGAAACTGGCAAGTCCCAAAAACCTGTGTACAGTGGAATTCCCAGACAGATCAACCTGTAGGAATTAGAATCCAATGTGAGCCATATTAAGGGTGAAATTCTGTAGAGTCCTCTGCCTACAAAGGGACAAATACTATTCATATCATCTCAAACTGTGAACAGCTGACTTCTGAGGTGATTTGGATGGCCTTTTGCGCTCAAATTATGAAAGAGCTGAGGCAAATAGGAAACGGTAGTTTCACTGGGTggggaatattttcattttattagtaaggaacattggtttttgttttgttttgatcttttaGATGATTCAGGGGTACTATTTTTTCCCTGAACCTCACTGCTCTTCTCTATTAGGCAATGGTATTTACAGTCTGACCTGACAGTGGTATTCTTGAATCCACCTATGGCTGAGGACGCAGCCTAACCTAGGAAACTGAGAAGCAGAGTGGAATCCTGCTGATCcctttcttgctttcatttctttcctgtccCATGTAGACAGTCCTCTCATCATCCCTCCCCCCAAGGTAAGACATCACAAAGAGCTGATTTCAACTTTAGAAAATTTGGTTTTTCCCTAAGCCTCATATAATAACCTGTAGCACTTATGCTAATATTGATATCAGACCAGAAGTTTCCCAGGGATTCTGTTCTAGTACATTGGGGACCTAGTTCTAAGGAGAACCCATGGGGTTACAAGAAGAATCCAGAAGTATCTAAAGTATTTCAGTTCCATTTGAGTCCAGGACTTTAAGCCAATTTGGGGTAAAAATGGAGAGTTAAAAAAACAATGTCCTTATTAAAGTACGCGGAACTTCTTAAGAGAGAAGCCACACTGGTCAGGAAGCCCCTTTTTCTTTCAGGGAACTCTTCAAGATTGTGTTGTAGAAGGAGCCAAAGAAATTTCTGGAGCTGAAGGAAAGAAGTGAACACAGCCTAACCTAGGAAACTGATAAGCAGAGTGGAATCCTGCTGATCcctttcttgctttcatttctttcctgtccCATGTGGATAGTCCTCTCATCATCCCTCCCCCCAAGGTAAGATGAATAACTGGACAGGATATAGCTACAGGGTTTCTGAGGCCTTgggtatgatttttttaaattataaaattaatacaaaatatgtCTTCTTTTGGGGGAGATGATTATTAATACTTGCTTTTACTCAGTTGTTTCACAATGTTAATGAGTGTGTCTACTCACCAGTACAGGAAGTATCAATGCCAGGTAACCACcagagaaaatggcaaagaagaTGGTATAGGTCATAAGTAGTGGAAATGTGGTGGCTAAAGGAGCAAGCAGGTTAGTGATGCCGCAGAGGATGAGGTAAGACTTGTGGTAATGATACTTCTTCATCCAGTTTTGATCAGCAACCCATCCAGAGATAATCTGACTGACTGTCTCACTGATACCTGGAACAGATTGAAAAGGTCTTATGAAATCCTAATTCCATTTTCCTAGcccttttgaaaaatgtaaatgcatAAGGCATCTTTTCCTAAGTAATATGACTTCATCCAGAGGCTAGGACATAGGAGAAAAAAGTGATTTCATTTGTCTGTCAATAGATTCTATCATTTACTTATATATTCCAAACACACCtaataaaataccaaaaatatgTAAGTATATGATATATACTTAAGTATATGAATATATACTTATGTATTTCAAACACACCtaataaaataccaaaaaaagcTCCTCCATAGTTGGGTAAGAAGACCCATTAGGTGTTTTTCTGACTGTGTTTGGAAAGCTCATGGCACCAAACTGGGAATGCCTGGTTACAGAGGACCCGGGGCTCAGGAGGCTTCCTCGAAGAGGTCCTGCAGGTGAGAAAGTAAGATTTCTAAAAGACTGTAGACCTCAGGTCAGTGTCCTGGGGAGGTCATACAGTGGAAGATTGGAGtgtaaataataaagttttatgtTGAAAAAAAATAGCTATTGGGACTCTTTCTTGTAATTGCATATGAGATTTTGGTAATTAAGTCCTTGAAAGGTTATTATGCTTAACTTGAAAATGTGTAGGAAGTCTGGTAAtgagcagtcatattttgaaCATTGGAGCTATGGTGTAACCTAAATAAGATTTAAGAACCACATTTTTCACTCAGTTTTATGACAACAGAACATTTGTATCCTTTATCCTATTATAAGCTAATGTAGCAGTTAAATactgaaagaaagatttttaccAAGAGAAGCATGAGCTGCAGTTGCTTTGTACTTCAAATCCTTCCTATAGTTCAAACATAAATTGCTCCACAAacaaaaaggagaatgaaaaaggcATACCACCatttctatatctatttttaCAGTTACTTCCCAGGCTACATCTTGAGGCTTTATGCTACGTTCTTTGGTCCACTCGTATAGCCCTAATCTCATCTAAATTGATATTACCGGACATTTTAGTGAAAACAGTTAGTTTAGCTCTGTAGCTTTTTCTTGTATACACAAGCTTTATTTGACTGAAGCAGAATATCTTTGCAATTGGAAATAGGGTACAGTCAGTTTTATAAGCACTTGGtaaatagtcttttcaagaaattagcaagagaaaagatTTCTAGATAATTAGAGCAAACCAGTTCCATTTCAtcccttttcagttttttaaggCTCCCTATTTGGTCAGCTGAGAGAACCCATAGCTTCTGGATGAAGCATTCTGTTtccatacatttttataaataactaaaatggttctttttatttttaacttacatactaatttaaatatttaatttctagttAAATATCAGCCAATCCATTAGTGCCTAGCCTTAACATGCATACTTACCTGTCTTACTATGCATTTAAGGGGGGAAATACTTAGCTACAAATATTAATAGAATATTATTGAATGCTTATGATAGTCCAGGCACTAATCTAAATTGTACATGCGTTACTTGTTTAATCCCGATAGCCTTATAAGGGTAGGTACTGTTATCtctattacagatgaggaaactgaggcacagagaaggcaagtaacttgcccaaggtcacacagctaggaaatacAGAGCAAAAACTTGAACCTAGGAAGTCTAGCTGCAGAACCAATCCTTTCAGCCACTGCACTATGCTGTCTACCTAGGATTTTTTTGTCTCCTGGAGTGGCTATTGCCACTGAGCATCAGCTTTTTAAGATTTAGTATTTTCCAACAAATACTTAATGTCTGCTGTGTCAGACAGACACTgacttttgaaaatgaataagaCTTGGTTTGGAAGTTCACTGTCTGGTAGGGAGATCCGGTGTGCAAGGTGCAGTGACAGATCTGTTGGGGGAAATGGCTGGTGCTCTCACCAGCCTTGAAAATCTTACTTTTCCTGGTCCTTCACAActccttttttaaagaattgtctttcttcagcttttaaataaaatttgatacatttttgtaaaactaagttcatttttcctttgagtGTGAGGTTGAAGTAGGCTTTCTTACCAGCTACAGAAATGAGGTAGGAGGCATCCATGATGTCAATCCCCAGTGTTTTGGCTCTGGCTACCAGGTGAAAGGTAGGGATGAAATATGCCAACTGACTGAGGAGAAAAGTCCaagtaaatatggaaaagaaaggattcttaaaaagagaaatatcaaagaatttttGTTTACAGCTCCATGACATAGCCTTTTTCTTGTGACTTTCTTCCTTAGTTATTAGGAACAGTCTGTTTCTCTCGGGCCCATTGTTGACCTCTTTGTTTTGACTTTGTGAAACCGTTAATGTTGTGCTGGGTTGTCCAGCCTTCTGCACAGTGCTGTCCCTCGTGGTAGACTCTTGTATCTCACGGCAGGATGCTGTTTCTGGCCCACACCCTGCGTCTGGACCACTTGCAGGCAaactgttccctttatctttaatatcaGAATTGCTCTCACTTTTGATCTGGATGGGTGTTAAGAGCATACTAGAAGGCACCAAATTCAATGTGATAGCTCCAAATAATATAAGGGCACCtaaataggagagaaaaattgagaagttAAAAATTTACCACTCTCATTTCACAATACTCTGTTCTTAGGCTCAGAAGAGGCCCCACTACTAAATATTAAGTCATAGTGCAATAATTCCTGAAAACACTACTTACTGAAAGTATTTTAAATCTGCTAACTTAATTGTTAGCCATACACATCGCTGTATCCTTGTGAAATCAGGGTGTTCTTTGGAGGTAGAAGACCAGAAAGCTGCACCAATAGATGATATGGAAGGAGAGAGCGTGTTGTTTGTGgtaatggaagaaagaataaggTTTGGGTGGCGGGGTCGGGGGGAGGCATGgagtatattttaaatcttagaaaattACAGTGTGTTTTTAAATAGGGATTTTAAATATCCTGAAGTGAGAGTGTAGATTTAGctacagaaaatacagaattaGATGATGGGATCATGTGGGAACTGACTTAGAAGAGGGGACAGCCTTTCatctctttacatttttaatttccttgaaaGAAGACATGCCAGTCTTGCCTTTGCAGGTGAGTAGTTGCTTGATTCAGCATGGCCTTACCAAAGCTGTGATGTGTGTATGTTGCTTCTAGAGAGAGAACTGGCTGGAGGTTCTTCTATCCTGTCTTAAGGATTTGTCAACTGGTCCTGTTCTCCATGAGACTACTGGTAGTTTTTTACTTAGGAAAGTAGAGATTCAACAAAATTGCTCTGTAGGTAGAAATAGgcttatatatatttgtatatatgtacatatacatatattttcccagtaatttaagattattttaatccaaatattttatctcagGTACAAAGAAAATTGTGGAGTGAatggtttttattcatttgtgaaaatttatAGTTGACAGTATATAAAAGGTTAAGTATTGAGGAGCATAATGCATAATCCTCTTTTTACCcatgcttttgtttattttagtgaGTTGGATtgaggcatttttattttatttatttttgcttgaggaagattagctctgagctgacatcttgccagtcttcctctcttttctatgtgggatgcctccacagcatggctgatgaatggagtaggtctgtgctctggatctgaacctgcaggGCCTCGGAGGTAGAAGAGCACTctgaaccttaaccacttggTGCCACAGCCTGGTCCgaggaggcttttttttttttttttaatgcagatttttttcttaaagggacAGTGTGAAAAGAGAATGCTTTGGTtgtggaaggggaggaggggagaatccTCATTCCCTCAAGAGTGACACCTTGCTTTCCCTGCAAGGTGTCACCCCAG encodes:
- the SLC16A4 gene encoding monocarboxylate transporter 5 isoform X2 translates to MLKREEKVRLYTKTPDGGWGWMVVFHFFLVNVFVTGMTKTFAIFFVVFQEEFEGTSEQIGWIGSIMSSLRFFGGPLVAIMCDIIGEKTASSLGAFLVFGGYLLSSQATSIPFLCVTMGLLPGLGSAFLYQVAAVVTTKYFKRRLALSTAIARSGMGLTFLLAPFTKVLMDLYDWTGALILFGAITLNLVPSSMLLTPIQIKSESNSDIKDKGNSLPASGPDAGCGPETASCREIQESTTRDSTVQKAGQPSTTLTVSQSQNKEVNNGPERNRLFLITKEESHKKKAMSWSCKQKFFDISLFKNPFFSIFTWTFLLSQLAYFIPTFHLVARAKTLGIDIMDASYLISVAGISETVSQIISGWVADQNWMKKYHYHKSYLILCGITNLLAPLATTFPLLMTYTIFFAIFSGGYLALILPVLVDLSGNSTVHRFLGLASFFAGMAILAGPPIADCNIVLNTLLERNFRIALAPEGHSSVK
- the SLC16A4 gene encoding monocarboxylate transporter 5 isoform X1; the protein is MLKREEKVRLYTKTPDGGWGWMVVFHFFLVNVFVTGMTKTFAIFFVVFQEEFEGTSEQIGWIGSIMSSLRFFGGPLVAIMCDIIGEKTASSLGAFLVFGGYLLSSQATSIPFLCVTMGLLPGLGSAFLYQVAAVVTTKYFKRRLALSTAIARSGMGLTFLLAPFTKVLMDLYDWTGALILFGAITLNLVPSSMLLTPIQIKSESNSDIKDKGNSLPASGPDAGCGPETASCREIQESTTRDSTVQKAGQPSTTLTVSQSQNKEVNNGPERNRLFLITKEESHKKKAMSWSCKQKFFDISLFKNPFFSIFTWTFLLSQLAYFIPTFHLVARAKTLGIDIMDASYLISVAGISETVSQIISGWVADQNWMKKYHYHKSYLILCGITNLLAPLATTFPLLMTYTIFFAIFSGGYLALILPVLVDLSGNSTVHRFLGLASFFAGMAILAGPPIAGWLYDYTQTYTGSFFFSGICYLLSSVSLFFVPLAERRKNGV